In the genome of Dunckerocampus dactyliophorus isolate RoL2022-P2 chromosome 6, RoL_Ddac_1.1, whole genome shotgun sequence, one region contains:
- the LOC129182678 gene encoding sodium channel and clathrin linker 1-like, giving the protein MSRSHLHQAEAEEVQGTDTSVHAEPSEEKLVVDDDALIQNYETQVQLFLQERWRAMEMWPTAVQGVEQLKELYHKAFEDGQNPDAMTQKLKDQLIHFTQQSRKLQVVNQEVQSRNKQLLTTVTEQNEKIEELHTQLRKTSDDLRTATAKTDELTKQLQSVEHQRRRQEEDAGETQQLQSLQSIFNQREEKPKAWPEGALEEPLQWEKTVGALQARCAVLEQEKYDVLNKVHESMQVADAIALQDVAKTLIRRKQKADHLENKDRAIQQLIQEAAVRTRKEVVSPYCGSLRAAWDGTAFTFSQIRSGSGKVTSEEPCGHMNNLTVWCIFSQVDIVREQCNIEIHRIAEELSHMQMTCALKDCHIERSNHEKKALLKELEMVTKCRADEDIEKTSALHQRCLSAERIRDEMSITLQSTQCKLKKVEMDSSVEAQRSQEEVQRLQGCLAAAWKDRDNISEDRLQLQQQNLQLHREMDELHRTSLLAQNTTRHQMLQMEQETKLKVQAFHAQMLVLEETSRSLNADRIHLLTAQQKSLQQSKDEATNMAKAFEARIQHLTTETHQHKLRLRELELQLTNNQDTMAEYERQIAEYQDKSVSLQRRLTQAEQRAAAATQQLSSWTSQRTALRLQNEDFDST; this is encoded by the exons ATGTCGAGATCTCACCTTCATCAAGCTGAAGCTGAAGAGGTACAAGGTACAGATACAAG TGTCCATGCAGAGCCGAGTGAGGAGAAGCTCGTGGTGGATGACGACGCCCTGATTCAAAATTATGAAACACAAGTCCAGCTCTTCTTGCAG GAGCGCTGGCGGGCTATGGAGATGTGGCCGACAGCAGTGCAAGGGGTGGAGCAACTCAAGGAGCTCTACCACAAAGCTTTCGAAGACGGACAGAACCCAGATGCCATGACACAGAAGCTCAAG GATCAGCTCATTCATTTCACACAGCAGTCACGGAAACTCCAAGTGGTCAACCAGGAAGTGCAATCG AGAAACAAGCAGCTTTTAACGACGGTGACAGAGCAGAATGAAAAGATAGAGGAGCTACACACACAGCTCAG AAAGACCAGTGATGACCTGAGAACTGCCACGGCCAAAACAGATGAGCTGACCAAACAACTACAAAGTGTTGAGCATCAGCGACGGAGACAG gagGAAGATGCAGGAGAGACTCAGCAACTCCAATCCCTTCAGTCAATTTTCAATCAGCGAGAAGAAAA ACCAAAAGCTTGGCCAGAAGGTGCTCTTGAAGAGCCACTTCAGTGGGAGAAAACAGTCGGGGCCCTCCAGGCTCGATGTGCTGTCCTGGAGCAGGAGAAGTACGATGTCCTGAATAAAGTCCATGAGAGTATGCAGGTGGCTGACGCCATCGCGCTGCAGGATGTGGCTAAG ACTCTAATAAGACGGAAGCAGAAGGCAGATCATTTGGAAAACAAAGATAGGGCCATCCAGCAGCTGATCCAGGAGGCTGCGGTCCGCACCAGGAAGGAGGTGGTTTCTCCCTATTGTGGTTCTTTGAGGGCAGCTTG GGACGGAACG GCCTTTACCTTTAGCCAGATACGAAGTGGAAGTGGAAAGGTCACCAGTGAAGAACCTTGTGGCCACATGAATAATCTGACGGTGTGGTGCATATTTTCACAGGTAGATATTGTACGTGAACAGTGCAACATTGAAATCCATCGAATAGCAGAGGAGCTGTCCCATATGCAAATG ACGTGTGCGCTCAAAGATTGTCACATTGAGAGGTCCAATCATGAGAAAAAAGCCCTGCTGAAGGAACTGGAGATG GTAACTAAGTGCCGGGCAGATGAAGACATTGAAAAGACCAGCGCCCTCCACCAGAGGTGTCTAAGTGCGGAGAGGATAAGGGATGAAATGAGCATCACGTTGCAAAGCACTCAGTGTAAACTCAAAAAGGTAGAAATGGA CAGCAGTGTGGAAGCACAGCGCAGCCAGGAGGAAGTGCAGCGTCTGCAGGGCTGCTTGGCCGCAGCCTGGAAGGACCGCGACAATATCAGTGAGGATCGACTCCAGTTGCAACAGCAGAACTTGCAGCTCCACAGAGAGATGGATGAGCTGCACAGAACTTCCTTGCTGGCCCAAAATACGACCAGACATCAG ATGTTGCAGATGGAGCAAGAGACCAAGCTAAAGGTGCAGGCATTTCACGCACAGATGTTGGTGCTGGAGGAGACGAGCCGCAGCTTAAATGCTGATCGGATACACCTCCTCACGGCACAGCAGAAAAGTCTTCAGCAGTCCAAGGATGAGGCCACAAACATGGCAAAGGCCTTCGAAGCCAGGATTCAACATCTCAC GACAGAGACGCATCAACACAAACTGCGATTACGCGAGCTGGAGCTGCAGCTCACAAACAATCAAGACACGATGGCTGAG tatGAGAGGCAGATAGCAGAGTATCAAGACAAGTCCGTTTCTCTGCAGAGACGACTGACCCAGGCTGAGCAAAGGGCAGCAGCGGCGACACAACAG CTGTCTTCTTGGACTTCCCAGCGAACGGCTTTGAGACTGCAAAATGAAGATTTTGACAGTACGTGA